The following are encoded together in the Trachemys scripta elegans isolate TJP31775 chromosome 7, CAS_Tse_1.0, whole genome shotgun sequence genome:
- the LOC117880215 gene encoding metal transporter CNNM1-like isoform X1, which produces MALPVPTPATAQSATPAFSFLCEQLLRGLFLCRPGGRALHCFLLRGEDGEGHCGLERSKDTSDPICQSISPEVNRSPSRCSGLNRSESPNRERNDYGGSSTQLYNSSNNIYTPDYSVHILCDVQFVKITRQQYQNALAASRMDSSPQSPDMEAFNDGNSTKAPTARGTPQTPKEDPTPTLLNERNSIIWMGVSPTGSRSDGLRSPNNSMFLRVEGIPFIREELADNEENSKRQASECCDIPLEPESPNRETASGTEETLGKKLLRTLSGRKRRQSPDGETPPEENSNRAPLIT; this is translated from the exons ATGGCGCTGCCCGTTCCAACCCCGGCGACAGCTCAGTCAGCCACACCTGCCTTCAGCTTCTTGTGTGAGCAGCTGCTCCGAGGCCTTTTCCTTTGCAGGCCAGGAGGCCGGGCTCTGCACTGCTTCCTCTTGCGGGGAGAGGATGGAGAGGGTCACTGTGGTCTGGAGAGAAGCAAAGACACCAGTGACCCCATCTGTCAGAGCATCAGTCCAGAGG TAAACCGATCGCCATCTCGCTGCAGCGGGCTGAATCGCTCCGAATCCCCAAACCGGGAACGCAACGACTACGGGGGCAGCAGCACCCAGCTCTACAATAGCAGCAACAACATCTACACACCCGACTACTCCGTGCACATCCTCTGCGACGTGCAGTTCGTCAAG ATCACCCGGCAGCAGTACCAGAACGCACTGGCCGCCAGCCGCATGGACAGCTCACCCCAGTCCCCCGACATGGAGGCGTTCAATGATGGCAACTCCACCAAGGCCCCGACGGCCCGGGGGACCCCACAGACCCCGAAGGAGgaccccactcccaccctcctGAATGAGAGGAACAGCATCATTT GGATGGGGGTGTCTCCCACAGGCAGCCGGTCAGACGGGCTCCGCAGCCCCAACAACTCCATGTTCCTCCGCGTGGAGGGAATCCCCTTCATCAGGGAGGAACTGGCAGACAACGAGGAGAACAGCAAGCGGCAGG CCAGCGAATGCTGTGACATCCCCCTGGAGCCAGAGAGCCCGAACAGAGAGACAGCGAGCGGCACCGAGGAGACCCTGGGCAAGAAGCTGCTGAGGACACTGA GTGGGCGGAAGAGGAGGCAGTCCCCAGATGGCGAGACGCCGCCGGAGGAGAATTCCAACCGAGCGCCGTTAATCACCTGA
- the LOC117880215 gene encoding metal transporter CNNM1-like isoform X2 — protein MALPVPTPATAQSATPAFSFLCEQLLRGLFLCRPGGRALHCFLLRGEDGEGHCGLERSKDTSDPICQSISPEVNRSPSRCSGLNRSESPNRERNDYGGSSTQLYNSSNNIYTPDYSVHILCDVQFVKITRQQYQNALAASRMDSSPQSPDMEAFNDGNSTKAPTARGTPQTPKEDPTPTLLNERNSIISSECCDIPLEPESPNRETASGTEETLGKKLLRTLSGRKRRQSPDGETPPEENSNRAPLIT, from the exons ATGGCGCTGCCCGTTCCAACCCCGGCGACAGCTCAGTCAGCCACACCTGCCTTCAGCTTCTTGTGTGAGCAGCTGCTCCGAGGCCTTTTCCTTTGCAGGCCAGGAGGCCGGGCTCTGCACTGCTTCCTCTTGCGGGGAGAGGATGGAGAGGGTCACTGTGGTCTGGAGAGAAGCAAAGACACCAGTGACCCCATCTGTCAGAGCATCAGTCCAGAGG TAAACCGATCGCCATCTCGCTGCAGCGGGCTGAATCGCTCCGAATCCCCAAACCGGGAACGCAACGACTACGGGGGCAGCAGCACCCAGCTCTACAATAGCAGCAACAACATCTACACACCCGACTACTCCGTGCACATCCTCTGCGACGTGCAGTTCGTCAAG ATCACCCGGCAGCAGTACCAGAACGCACTGGCCGCCAGCCGCATGGACAGCTCACCCCAGTCCCCCGACATGGAGGCGTTCAATGATGGCAACTCCACCAAGGCCCCGACGGCCCGGGGGACCCCACAGACCCCGAAGGAGgaccccactcccaccctcctGAATGAGAGGAACAGCATCATTT CCAGCGAATGCTGTGACATCCCCCTGGAGCCAGAGAGCCCGAACAGAGAGACAGCGAGCGGCACCGAGGAGACCCTGGGCAAGAAGCTGCTGAGGACACTGA GTGGGCGGAAGAGGAGGCAGTCCCCAGATGGCGAGACGCCGCCGGAGGAGAATTCCAACCGAGCGCCGTTAATCACCTGA
- the GOT1 gene encoding aspartate aminotransferase, cytoplasmic (The sequence of the model RefSeq protein was modified relative to this genomic sequence to represent the inferred CDS: added 118 bases not found in genome assembly): protein MAAGSVFASVPRAPPVAVFQLTADFREDRDPRKVNLGVGAYRTDEGQPWVLPVVKKVEQKIANDASLNHEYLPILGLPEFRANASRIALGEDSCAIKENRVGGVQCLGGTGALRIGAEFLRRWYNGNNNTTTPVYISSPSWENHNSVFVNAGFKDIRAYRYWDAAKRGLDLEGLLEDMESAPEFSIFILHACAHNPTGTDPTLEQWKQIAAVMKRRFLFPFFDSAYQGFASGCLDRDAWAVRYFVSEGFELFCAQSFSKNFGLYNERVGNLSVVGKDTDNVQRVLSQMEKIVRTIWSNPPSQGARIVATTLTCPQLFAEWKDNVKTMADRVLLMRSELKARLQALGTPGTWNHITEQIGMFSFTGLNPKQVEYMIKEKHIYLMASGRINMCGLTTKNLDYVASSIHEAVTKFQ, encoded by the exons CCTATCGCACAGATGAGGGGCAGCCCTGGGTCCTGCCAGTGGTGAAGAAAGTTGAGCAGAAGATCGCCAATGATGCCAGCTTGAACCATGAATACCTGCCGATCCTTGGCCTGCCTGAGTTCCGGGCCAACGCTTCAAGGATCGCGCTTGGGGAGGACAGTTGTGCTATTAAGGAGAATCGT gTAGGAGGCGTTCAGTGCTTGGGCGGGACTGGTGCACTGCGCATCGGAGCAGAGTTCCTGCGGCGCTGGTACAATGGAAACAACAACACAACAACTCCTGTCTACatctcttctccttcctggg AGAACCATAACTCTGTGTTTGTGAACGCTGGCTTTAAGGACATCCGGGCCTATCGCTACTGGGATGCTGCTAAGAGGGGGCTGGACCTGGAGGGGCTCCTGGAGGACATGGAG AGTGCACCGGAGTTCTCCATCTTTATTCTGCATGCCTGTGCGCACAACCCAACTGGCACAGACCCCACTCTGGAGCAGTGGAAACAGATTGCTGCTGTCATGAAG CGCCGGTTCCTGTTCCCATTCTTTGACTCAGCCTATCAGGGCTTTGCCTCCGGCTGCCTGGACAGAGATGCCTGGGCCGTGCGGTACTTTGTCTCTGAGGGCTTCGAACTCTTCTGTGCTCAGTCCTTCTCCAAGAACTTCGGGCTCTACA ATGAGCGAGTGGGGAACTTGAGTGTGGTGGGGAAGGACACTGACAACGTGCAGCGTGTCCTTTCCCAGATGGAGAAGATTGTCCGCACCATCTGGTCCAACCCTCCCTCACAAGGAGCACGTATCGTGGCTACCACCCTCACCTGCCCACAGCTCTTCGCTGAGTG GAAGGACAATGTGAAGACAATGGCAGATCGGGTCTTGCTAATGCGGTCGGAGCTCAAGGCCCGGCTCCAGGCTCTTGGGACCCCAGGCACCTGGAATCACATCACGGAGCAGATTGGCATGTTCAGTTTCACAGGGCTGAACC CTAAGCAAGTGGAGTACATGATCAAGGAGAAGCACATCTACCTGATGGCCAGTGGACGCATCAACATGTGCGGCCTGACCACCAAGAACCTGGACTATGTGGCCAGCTCCATCCACGAAGCTGTCACCAAGTTCCAGTGA